The Solibacillus sp. FSL W7-1436 genome window below encodes:
- a CDS encoding replication-relaxation family protein: protein MHLTPNEQFILSILFRYRGSIQSYITKFLYKKNDITYSNEKYVYGLLSKLRKKSLVTYKTVRYLDKELFLYYLTPRGLEYIKGLLDIDVGVNGTGTLPHHDETTYWDIPYEFYKPPLKQVDHFLMTQEAYQQIETEHKLIMNYGVTYKTSHYSSISFTYKGEKLKLRPDSMIYIGRKPIALEVDRSTEWSKQLIDKFIRYKNYFNYCVERNLPLPFDSILFVAQSGLPPRAYKRRWATIRSAFKEVFGDDYNEVNLMLYPVDCIKELPLQFEIETYYKNRALASNNTEEVIVTYYKTGVDIK from the coding sequence ATGCATTTAACCCCAAACGAACAATTTATTTTAAGTATTTTATTTCGGTACCGTGGATCAATCCAATCGTATATCACGAAATTTCTTTACAAGAAAAATGACATAACTTATTCGAATGAAAAATACGTATATGGGCTACTAAGCAAACTAAGAAAAAAATCATTGGTAACATATAAAACAGTAAGATATTTAGATAAGGAATTATTTCTTTATTATCTTACTCCAAGAGGACTGGAATATATTAAAGGACTTTTAGACATTGATGTGGGTGTAAACGGGACAGGTACACTTCCACATCATGATGAAACAACCTACTGGGATATTCCATACGAATTTTATAAACCGCCCTTAAAACAAGTAGATCATTTTTTAATGACACAAGAGGCCTATCAACAAATAGAAACTGAACATAAATTGATTATGAATTATGGTGTTACGTATAAAACATCTCATTATTCATCAATCAGTTTTACATACAAAGGTGAAAAATTGAAATTGCGTCCGGATTCCATGATTTATATAGGGAGAAAGCCAATCGCATTAGAGGTAGACCGTTCTACGGAATGGAGTAAACAATTGATCGATAAATTCATTCGTTATAAAAACTATTTTAATTATTGTGTTGAAAGAAATTTACCGCTGCCATTTGATTCAATTTTGTTTGTAGCTCAATCAGGATTGCCACCTAGAGCCTATAAACGAAGATGGGCTACTATTCGCTCCGCTTTTAAGGAGGTTTTTGGGGATGATTACAATGAGGTTAATTTGATGCTTTATCCAGTTGACTGTATTAAGGAATTACCATTGCAATTTGAAATTGAAACATATTATAAAAACCGTGCATTAGCTAGTAATAATACTGAAGAAGTCATAGTGACATATTACAAAACAGGGGTTGATATTAAATGA
- a CDS encoding DegV family protein: MSQIHIVTDSTCDLTDAEIQEHGIHVVPLTVQIDDKTYTDRVNLQPDTFIELLKTAKELPKSSQPSPGVFKELYDELGKDGSKIISIHMTGNMSGTYQSANQASQMTDSDVTVIDSRYIAFGLAFQLREAIRLRDAGATVEEIVAGVNHIRENTRLFVVLDTLENMVKGGRIGKGKAVVSSLLNIKPIGHLDIGEVTICAKPRSNKQVVKYLMSEFEKDTQGKKVAGVAISHANAMDTLVNPLIEQVKASGYTGQVEVAFTSPVISTHTGEGAIGFIYYTE; this comes from the coding sequence TTGAGTCAAATTCATATCGTAACAGATTCAACTTGCGATTTAACAGACGCGGAAATTCAGGAACATGGAATTCATGTAGTACCACTAACAGTTCAAATTGATGATAAAACGTATACAGACCGTGTAAATTTACAGCCTGATACATTTATTGAATTATTAAAAACAGCAAAAGAACTTCCGAAAAGTTCTCAGCCGTCACCGGGTGTATTTAAAGAATTATATGATGAGCTTGGAAAAGACGGTTCAAAAATTATATCAATTCATATGACAGGAAATATGAGCGGTACATATCAGTCAGCCAATCAAGCTTCCCAAATGACTGATTCTGACGTAACTGTCATTGATTCGCGTTATATTGCTTTTGGTTTGGCATTCCAGCTTCGTGAAGCAATCCGTCTACGTGATGCAGGTGCGACTGTGGAGGAAATTGTTGCTGGTGTGAATCATATACGTGAAAACACACGCCTTTTTGTTGTATTGGACACATTGGAAAACATGGTAAAAGGCGGCCGGATCGGAAAAGGGAAGGCAGTTGTCAGTTCTTTGTTGAATATTAAGCCAATTGGACACCTGGATATCGGGGAAGTGACGATTTGTGCAAAACCGCGCAGCAATAAGCAAGTGGTGAAATATTTAATGAGTGAATTTGAAAAAGATACTCAAGGTAAAAAAGTGGCGGGTGTTGCCATTTCCCATGCAAATGCAATGGATACATTAGTGAATCCGTTGATTGAACAGGTAAAAGCATCGGGTTATACAGGACAAGTCGAAGTTGCCTTTACTTCACCGGTTATTAGTACACATACAGGTGAAGGTGCAATCGGCTTCATATATTATACAGAATAG
- a CDS encoding ABC transporter permease gives MITGQLGRAFQLAEKHKLDVNTILELTKIIAKEVNGAQKIEDKILLQMIQILENNKTILREAT, from the coding sequence ATGATAACCGGTCAGTTAGGGCGAGCATTCCAATTAGCGGAAAAACATAAGCTCGACGTAAATACAATTTTGGAATTAACAAAAATTATTGCAAAAGAAGTGAATGGTGCTCAAAAAATTGAGGACAAAATTTTACTGCAAATGATTCAAATTCTGGAAAACAACAAAACGATTCTTAGGGAGGCAACATAA
- a CDS encoding aconitate hydratase yields the protein MAIIKADERQLLHRYILVDLAVKSIQFDYQKAEQLKMKVVFMPLIDTLIKDLRKEYIELKNQLAQQKIRVVEWRTIDEYFSDVQVATAGDDIVLRYANKARKTQVENYF from the coding sequence GTGGCCATAATTAAAGCTGATGAGAGACAATTATTACACAGATATATACTAGTAGATCTAGCCGTTAAATCCATTCAATTTGATTATCAAAAGGCAGAACAGCTCAAAATGAAAGTGGTCTTTATGCCGTTAATAGATACGCTAATAAAGGATTTGCGCAAAGAATATATTGAACTTAAAAATCAGCTAGCACAACAAAAAATAAGGGTGGTAGAGTGGCGAACTATAGATGAATACTTTAGCGATGTGCAAGTCGCAACGGCAGGGGACGATATAGTGCTCCGATATGCCAACAAGGCTCGTAAAACCCAAGTTGAAAATTACTTCTAA
- a CDS encoding dihydrofolate reductase: MISLIVAHDENRVIGYQNDLPWYLPGDLKYFKEMTMGKPMIMGRKTYESIGRPLPGRRNIVITRNDDFTAEGIEVVGSLEKALELVEGEEEVMIIGGAQIFEQSMAIADRLYITFINNRFKGDTYFPSYDDWKKVSCLEPIESEDGYTFQYCIYEK; this comes from the coding sequence ATGATTTCATTAATCGTTGCGCATGATGAAAACCGTGTCATTGGCTATCAAAACGATTTGCCATGGTATTTACCGGGTGATCTGAAATACTTTAAAGAAATGACAATGGGAAAACCGATGATTATGGGACGTAAAACATACGAATCAATTGGACGACCATTGCCGGGACGCCGAAATATCGTCATTACAAGAAATGATGACTTTACAGCAGAAGGAATTGAAGTGGTAGGCAGCCTGGAAAAAGCTTTGGAACTAGTTGAAGGTGAAGAAGAAGTGATGATTATTGGCGGTGCTCAAATATTCGAGCAGTCGATGGCGATTGCCGATCGATTATATATTACGTTCATCAACAATCGTTTTAAAGGAGACACTTATTTCCCATCATACGATGACTGGAAAAAAGTTTCATGCCTCGAGCCGATTGAGTCTGAAGACGGTTATACGTTCCAGTACTGTATTTATGAAAAATAG
- a CDS encoding carbamoyl-phosphate synthase small subunit: protein MSSKDKNIQIELTTEEKNMILTELNKVLNSGFRILGFDGGMSFPHYPYYLYFGGPDKELRRYSVGIFTIWLGYWNTGCSFRFTKQSELYKYIKALIEYQEEIEKDFPVLFNYIVSFLIELTESYDYAEETRMKPYIIKIVKEDFLNKKSYYREKYRNRINFIEFLKELKVRDYDKPYD, encoded by the coding sequence ATGAGCTCAAAAGATAAAAATATACAAATAGAACTTACAACGGAAGAGAAAAATATGATTCTTACTGAATTAAACAAAGTATTGAACAGTGGCTTCAGAATATTAGGTTTTGATGGTGGAATGTCGTTTCCTCATTACCCATATTATTTATATTTTGGGGGTCCTGATAAAGAATTGAGACGGTATTCTGTTGGTATATTTACTATTTGGCTTGGGTATTGGAATACAGGATGCAGTTTCCGTTTTACTAAACAAAGTGAGTTATATAAGTATATTAAAGCTTTAATTGAATACCAGGAAGAAATCGAAAAAGATTTTCCTGTATTATTTAATTATATTGTTTCCTTTCTAATAGAGCTTACCGAAAGTTATGATTATGCGGAGGAAACACGTATGAAACCATATATTATTAAAATTGTTAAAGAAGATTTTCTTAATAAAAAATCATATTATAGAGAAAAATATAGAAATAGGATAAATTTTATTGAATTCCTTAAAGAACTTAAAGTTCGGGATTATGATAAACCATATGATTAA
- a CDS encoding GDSL-type esterase/lipase family protein — MWRLVLTSLAVIFLSACSVTIDPQIEEAQQSDNSSNEKNELSISEEEAENEETINTSFFDIINDVFQLDWSDRKEEDAQSVFYLALGDSLTRGVGDETQDYGYTIRLQQELEKWPMVEEVELDNRGKNGRRSDQLLSLLERGHYEEELQKANLITITLGGNDVMKIVKKNLFSMKKTMFDKELPRFTARYEQVIAEIRKVNPDAPIILVGFYNPFSIVVDEITPFDPIISEWNDEIEKLAATDENACFVSVEDLFVSNEDMVYHVDFFHPNSTGYDRMTKRIIETMQQCDIEQMSDGLLGFEE; from the coding sequence ATGTGGCGGTTAGTACTCACATCATTAGCTGTCATTTTCTTGTCCGCATGCTCCGTTACAATTGACCCACAAATAGAAGAAGCACAACAATCCGACAATTCATCCAATGAGAAAAATGAATTGTCTATATCAGAAGAAGAAGCCGAAAACGAAGAAACAATCAATACGAGCTTTTTTGATATTATAAATGATGTATTTCAACTAGACTGGTCTGATCGTAAGGAAGAAGATGCACAATCGGTTTTTTATTTAGCATTAGGTGATTCACTTACACGTGGTGTTGGAGACGAAACCCAGGATTATGGCTATACAATTCGTCTGCAGCAGGAGCTTGAGAAATGGCCGATGGTAGAGGAAGTGGAACTCGATAATCGAGGTAAAAATGGTAGACGCAGTGACCAGCTGTTAAGTTTACTGGAACGTGGCCACTATGAAGAAGAGCTGCAAAAAGCAAATCTGATCACGATTACACTCGGTGGTAATGATGTAATGAAAATTGTAAAAAAGAATCTGTTTTCAATGAAAAAGACTATGTTTGATAAGGAATTGCCCCGATTTACTGCACGCTATGAGCAAGTCATTGCAGAAATACGTAAAGTAAATCCTGATGCACCAATAATTTTAGTTGGGTTTTATAATCCCTTTTCAATCGTAGTCGATGAGATAACACCTTTTGATCCGATTATATCGGAGTGGAATGATGAAATCGAAAAGCTTGCTGCCACAGATGAAAATGCGTGTTTCGTATCTGTAGAGGATTTATTTGTCTCAAATGAGGATATGGTATATCATGTAGACTTCTTTCATCCGAATAGCACAGGATATGATCGTATGACAAAACGCATCATTGAAACAATGCAACAATGTGATATTGAGCAGATGTCAGACGGTTTATTAGGATTTGAGGAGTGA
- a CDS encoding RHS repeat-associated core domain-containing protein → MAGVNGSSIKSYTYDADGFPLTMAYNGKVYYYLTNFRGDVLALLDSQGNIVAEYTYDSWGNILSQKDLDNQENIDISMENPYRYAGYRYDKESNLYYLLGRYYNSDAGVFLSRDSYIGDLNTPKSMHGYIYADNNPIANVDPNGERARAIIFIFSTVAKKFVKKDKKASLIWSSYRVKHVREHGKNNRSKPYHGVFNEDPIVTTNVAWGRKGNQKPRLQKDGRLNYVIWYKNVGYQGGYKGSKKKLNNVKIVVGSNGRSVITSFPW, encoded by the coding sequence ATGGCTGGGGTAAATGGTTCATCAATAAAGTCATATACCTATGATGCGGACGGCTTTCCACTAACAATGGCTTACAATGGAAAGGTGTATTATTATTTAACTAATTTCCGAGGCGATGTTCTAGCGCTCTTAGATAGTCAAGGTAATATTGTTGCAGAGTACACGTACGATTCTTGGGGTAATATTTTATCACAAAAAGATTTAGACAATCAAGAGAATATCGATATTTCAATGGAAAACCCTTATAGATATGCAGGCTATAGATACGATAAGGAATCAAATTTGTATTATTTATTAGGAAGATATTATAATTCTGATGCAGGGGTGTTCTTATCACGTGATTCATATATAGGGGATTTAAATACTCCAAAATCTATGCATGGGTATATCTACGCAGATAATAACCCTATTGCCAATGTGGATCCAAACGGTGAACGAGCTAGGGCTATTATATTCATATTTTCAACAGTTGCTAAGAAATTTGTGAAAAAAGATAAGAAAGCCTCCTTGATTTGGTCATCATATCGAGTAAAACATGTTCGTGAACATGGGAAAAATAATCGTTCTAAACCTTATCATGGTGTCTTTAATGAAGACCCAATAGTGACTACTAATGTAGCTTGGGGAAGAAAAGGAAATCAAAAGCCTAGACTTCAAAAAGATGGTAGATTGAATTATGTGATTTGGTATAAAAATGTAGGGTATCAGGGTGGCTATAAAGGTAGTAAGAAAAAGTTAAATAATGTTAAAATTGTTGTAGGTTCCAATGGTAGGTCAGTAATAACATCTTTCCCTTGGTAA
- a CDS encoding thymidylate synthase, which translates to MAHADHTYLNLLQYILDNGTDKSDRTGTGTRSVFGYQMRFNLQDGFPLLTTKRVPFKLVASELLWFIKGDTNIRYLLQNNNHIWDEWAFKKWVESEEYSGPDMSDFGRRSLIDEAFNKQYQTELSSFCERVLLDDEFASKYGDLGNVYGKQWRNWTTSEGESIDQLQDAIDLIKHNPDSRRIIVNAWNPEDVIDAGGKGSKAALPPCHAMFQFYVADGKLSCMLTQRSADTFLGVPFNIASYALLTHLIAHECGLEVGEFVHSMADTHIYSNHFEQVKEQLTREPKQLPTLKLNEQKRSIFDFEMEDISLESYHPHPSIKAPIAV; encoded by the coding sequence TTGGCACATGCAGATCATACATATTTGAATTTATTGCAATATATTTTGGACAATGGTACCGATAAATCGGACCGAACAGGAACAGGGACACGCAGCGTTTTCGGCTATCAGATGCGCTTTAATTTACAGGACGGCTTTCCGCTTTTAACAACTAAGCGCGTACCATTCAAACTCGTTGCAAGTGAACTACTGTGGTTTATTAAAGGTGATACAAATATCCGTTATTTGCTTCAGAACAACAATCATATTTGGGATGAATGGGCATTTAAAAAGTGGGTAGAATCAGAAGAGTACAGCGGACCTGATATGAGTGACTTTGGCCGACGCTCCCTTATTGACGAAGCGTTTAATAAACAGTATCAAACAGAGCTTTCTTCATTTTGCGAGCGCGTTTTACTTGATGATGAATTTGCTTCAAAATACGGAGATTTGGGTAATGTTTACGGAAAACAGTGGCGCAATTGGACAACTTCAGAGGGTGAATCGATCGACCAATTACAAGATGCAATCGATTTAATTAAACATAATCCGGATTCACGTCGTATTATCGTGAATGCATGGAACCCGGAAGATGTGATTGATGCTGGAGGAAAGGGTAGTAAAGCGGCTTTACCGCCATGTCACGCAATGTTCCAGTTCTACGTGGCTGACGGCAAATTGAGCTGTATGCTTACACAGCGCAGTGCGGATACTTTCCTAGGGGTGCCATTCAACATTGCGAGCTATGCATTGCTGACACATTTAATTGCCCATGAATGCGGGCTTGAAGTAGGCGAGTTTGTGCACAGCATGGCTGATACCCATATTTATTCAAACCATTTTGAACAAGTAAAAGAACAGCTTACACGTGAGCCGAAGCAATTACCGACCTTAAAGTTAAACGAACAGAAGCGATCGATCTTTGATTTTGAAATGGAAGACATTTCATTGGAAAGCTATCATCCGCATCCATCAATTAAAGCACCGATTGCGGTATAA
- a CDS encoding YpjP family protein, with translation MKKWIYKSLVVSVALLSFGLITPKHEIWANFDEDRHGKSVLDRPSDNHISAAYQLDDIIVDEKPLPTTDDFVSAAKEQSYIKFGTKVGPVIEQQFETDIFPKIEEAIAMTVERVGDEKLRNLTVSEKPSGDYSEKIFHIVDSKSKTDVIRFHVRTENRPFDGYYYNFHYHTFEDNYSKHYDLGEIYWSKNTPPKWLS, from the coding sequence TTGAAGAAATGGATTTACAAATCTCTCGTTGTTTCTGTCGCGTTATTATCGTTTGGTTTAATTACACCAAAACATGAAATTTGGGCGAATTTTGATGAAGATCGTCATGGCAAATCGGTATTGGATCGTCCAAGCGACAACCATATTTCAGCTGCCTATCAGTTGGATGATATTATCGTTGATGAAAAACCCCTGCCAACTACGGATGACTTTGTGTCTGCTGCAAAAGAACAATCATACATAAAATTTGGAACAAAAGTCGGACCGGTTATTGAACAACAATTCGAAACTGATATTTTTCCGAAAATCGAAGAGGCTATTGCAATGACAGTGGAACGAGTTGGTGATGAAAAACTGCGTAACTTAACGGTTTCCGAAAAACCAAGTGGTGATTACTCGGAAAAAATCTTCCACATTGTTGACAGTAAATCAAAAACAGACGTAATCCGATTCCATGTACGAACAGAGAACCGTCCTTTTGATGGCTACTACTATAATTTCCACTATCATACGTTTGAAGACAACTACTCAAAGCATTACGACCTTGGCGAGATTTACTGGAGCAAAAACACACCGCCTAAATGGTTATCATAG
- the trhA gene encoding PAQR family membrane homeostasis protein TrhA, producing the protein MHNLDAFDYKNWKEELWNAITHGVGLAISIPACILLIIHSAVNGTAVHITSYAIFGSSLILLFLMSTLLHSVPEKYKRFFSILDHSSIYILIAGTYTPFLLVAIGGVTGIVMLCIIWFIAILGVVFKCLFIHRFEKLSLILYIFMGWLIIFAIRPLYAYLTFDGFMLMLTGGLLFTFGAIFYAWTRLPYNHAIWHIFVIAGCGCMVACVYIYLI; encoded by the coding sequence ATGCACAATTTAGACGCATTTGACTATAAAAACTGGAAAGAAGAACTTTGGAATGCCATAACACATGGTGTCGGACTTGCCATCAGCATCCCGGCCTGCATACTATTAATTATTCATTCAGCAGTTAACGGCACAGCAGTACATATTACTTCATACGCCATTTTTGGTTCGTCATTAATTTTACTGTTTTTAATGTCGACATTATTACATAGTGTTCCGGAAAAATATAAACGGTTCTTTTCCATATTGGACCATTCATCAATATATATATTGATTGCTGGTACTTATACCCCGTTTTTACTTGTAGCAATCGGAGGTGTGACGGGCATTGTCATGCTGTGCATTATTTGGTTTATTGCCATATTGGGCGTTGTGTTCAAATGCCTGTTCATTCACCGATTCGAAAAATTATCTTTAATACTTTATATTTTCATGGGCTGGCTTATCATTTTCGCCATTCGTCCATTATATGCATATTTGACGTTTGATGGTTTTATGCTAATGCTTACCGGCGGGCTGCTGTTTACATTTGGCGCAATTTTTTATGCTTGGACACGCCTTCCGTACAATCATGCGATCTGGCATATATTTGTGATTGCAGGCTGTGGATGCATGGTGGCTTGTGTATATATTTATTTAATATAA
- a CDS encoding IS110 family transposase, whose protein sequence is MNFNTNDKINQVSENTLVIGIDIAKHKHYACAIDDRGRVLQKSFPIMQSRIGFENFYERLMALKAAYDKQEILIGFEPTGHYWMNLAAFLTNYGIPFVMVNPMHVNRSKELDDNLQTKNDQKDALVIARLMRDGRFSYPRHLEGIEAELRNGATLRSKIQEDLNALQNRIIRWLDRFFPEFTQVFKSFGKMAYAVLEMTPLPTDIVGKSPEELLFLYRQVDGMKSPQLPKAKQLVEVAESSIGLTEGLVMAKFEIATLLSQHKLMHAQLDELTAQLVELAKQMMEYEYLASVPGIGDVTIVDLLSEVGSLAQYTHPRQLIKLAGLTLRENSSGQQKGQKRISKRGRRKLRALLFRVMMPLILHNPAFKQLHEYYTTRTVNPLRKKQSIVVLCGKLLKVLHALCKRKTLFNEHQMMNDFARLQTAA, encoded by the coding sequence ATGAATTTTAATACGAATGACAAAATTAATCAAGTTTCTGAAAATACTCTAGTTATCGGCATCGACATTGCTAAACATAAACATTATGCTTGTGCAATTGATGATCGAGGTCGTGTGCTCCAAAAATCATTTCCAATCATGCAATCACGTATTGGGTTTGAAAACTTTTATGAACGCCTAATGGCGCTCAAAGCAGCTTATGACAAACAAGAAATTCTCATTGGGTTTGAGCCAACAGGCCATTACTGGATGAACTTAGCTGCGTTTTTGACGAACTATGGAATTCCATTCGTAATGGTTAATCCAATGCACGTTAATCGCTCGAAGGAATTAGATGACAACCTGCAAACGAAGAATGACCAAAAGGATGCGCTAGTCATTGCTCGCCTTATGAGAGACGGTCGTTTCAGCTATCCCCGTCATCTCGAAGGAATCGAGGCTGAGTTACGAAATGGAGCAACATTACGTTCAAAGATTCAAGAAGATTTAAATGCCTTACAAAATCGCATTATTCGTTGGTTGGATCGCTTTTTCCCTGAATTCACACAAGTGTTTAAAAGCTTTGGGAAAATGGCCTATGCGGTGCTCGAAATGACACCGTTGCCAACAGATATTGTAGGAAAATCACCAGAAGAATTACTATTTTTATATCGCCAGGTAGACGGCATGAAAAGCCCACAGCTACCTAAGGCAAAGCAATTAGTCGAGGTTGCAGAAAGCTCAATTGGGCTGACAGAAGGTTTAGTGATGGCCAAATTCGAAATCGCCACGCTTCTTTCACAGCATAAATTGATGCACGCTCAACTTGACGAATTAACAGCTCAGCTCGTAGAGCTAGCCAAACAAATGATGGAATATGAATATTTAGCATCGGTACCTGGAATCGGGGATGTCACGATTGTCGATTTACTATCAGAGGTTGGTTCTTTAGCGCAATATACACATCCACGCCAATTAATTAAACTAGCGGGACTCACATTGCGTGAAAACTCTTCTGGTCAGCAAAAAGGACAAAAACGGATTTCCAAGCGAGGTAGAAGAAAACTACGCGCCCTTCTGTTCCGAGTCATGATGCCGTTAATCTTGCATAATCCAGCCTTTAAGCAATTACATGAATATTACACAACGCGCACGGTCAATCCGCTCCGAAAGAAGCAATCAATTGTGGTACTGTGTGGCAAGTTATTGAAAGTTTTACATGCCTTGTGCAAGAGAAAAACATTGTTTAACGAACACCAAATGATGAACGATTTCGCCCGTCTTCAAACGGCTGCCTAA
- a CDS encoding nucleoid-associated protein, with protein sequence MNEVETTLSIQMKRMAVTLLDMQQSRFVSASETMDLSALQSEVYSQFFESYIDATMNSPKSVACKFLDRDNDILTKMNRYAEYPDDTHFLSLANDLSNKLYQIMQTVSNSNGSVFVAHIELIGEDYILLLKLDPKDAVQIDLETLHLKTIENILPDASSRVQKCALIRMNYDPLEENVYVLDKQSDGEPAKFFMETFLQATPIASDKKKTKMLMKELYEKIAESLNEEQTPQLQRAIDEEFEHGKYIELDASVHNIYEAIAPPENREDFVEQGAKLFINEFTDRNPDFTPTFEVKRDDLHVVYKSAEGEILFRYDKGLDNIDVKHDQVSGTYTITIRDADTLGFTLHKKPL encoded by the coding sequence ATGAATGAAGTTGAAACAACCTTATCAATCCAAATGAAACGGATGGCTGTTACATTGCTGGATATGCAGCAAAGCCGTTTTGTGTCCGCAAGTGAAACAATGGATTTATCCGCACTCCAATCTGAAGTGTACAGTCAGTTTTTTGAATCATACATAGATGCGACGATGAATAGCCCGAAATCTGTTGCATGCAAATTTTTAGACCGTGACAATGATATTCTGACGAAAATGAACCGTTATGCAGAATATCCTGATGACACACACTTCTTATCACTGGCCAATGATTTATCAAATAAACTGTATCAAATTATGCAAACGGTATCGAACAGTAACGGTTCAGTATTTGTCGCGCATATTGAACTTATTGGCGAAGATTATATTCTACTGTTAAAGCTGGATCCAAAAGATGCAGTACAGATTGATTTGGAAACATTGCATTTGAAAACGATCGAAAATATTTTGCCTGATGCATCCAGTCGTGTACAAAAATGTGCACTCATTCGAATGAATTATGATCCGCTTGAAGAAAATGTTTATGTATTGGATAAGCAATCGGATGGTGAACCGGCGAAGTTCTTTATGGAAACTTTCTTGCAGGCTACTCCGATTGCATCAGACAAAAAGAAAACAAAAATGCTCATGAAGGAATTATATGAGAAAATTGCGGAATCTCTAAACGAAGAGCAGACTCCCCAACTCCAAAGAGCGATTGACGAGGAATTTGAACACGGTAAATATATTGAGCTCGACGCATCGGTCCATAATATTTATGAAGCGATTGCCCCACCGGAGAATCGGGAAGATTTTGTTGAACAAGGTGCCAAATTGTTTATCAATGAATTCACTGACCGCAATCCTGACTTCACGCCTACATTTGAAGTGAAACGCGATGATTTGCATGTCGTTTATAAATCGGCTGAAGGTGAAATTCTTTTCCGTTATGATAAAGGATTGGACAATATTGATGTAAAGCACGATCAAGTAAGCGGTACGTATACGATCACGATACGCGATGCGGATACATTAGGATTTACGCTGCACAAAAAACCGCTATAA
- a CDS encoding DUF378 domain-containing protein, with protein sequence MGALYRIALVLVIIGAINWGLIGFFKFDLVASLFGGQTSVLSRIIYALVGLAGLACIPLLMKNLDEEDNATVTHTRATNKPNYNMEAGKEADFSEYAKQKNKNNNNNNNEK encoded by the coding sequence ATGGGAGCATTATATAGAATTGCCCTCGTACTTGTAATTATTGGAGCAATTAACTGGGGACTTATCGGCTTTTTCAAATTTGATTTAGTCGCATCTTTATTTGGCGGACAAACTTCCGTATTATCACGGATTATTTATGCACTTGTTGGTCTTGCCGGACTTGCATGTATACCGTTGCTAATGAAAAACCTTGATGAAGAGGACAATGCAACCGTTACGCATACAAGAGCAACAAACAAACCGAACTATAATATGGAAGCCGGGAAAGAAGCGGATTTCTCAGAATACGCAAAGCAAAAAAACAAAAACAACAATAACAACAATAACGAGAAGTAA